In a single window of the Elaeis guineensis isolate ETL-2024a chromosome 4, EG11, whole genome shotgun sequence genome:
- the LOC140857369 gene encoding uncharacterized protein translates to MAPNLSLRSLLESDKLRGSNFDSWYRNLKIVLEHERILYMLTDLAPKEFAPNACGAVQDTYLKWLNDRTMVYCIIQVAMNDEFSHKFEKAQSEEMLKVLNDFFGTLDDAE, encoded by the coding sequence atggccccCAACTTGTCGCTCCGATCGCTGTTAGAAAGTGATAAATTGagaggatctaattttgatagttggtatcgaaactTGAAAATAGTTttggagcatgagcggatcttgtaCATGCTGACAGATTTGGCCCCTAAGGAGTTTGCTCCCAACGCTTGTGGTGCGGTtcaagacacttacttgaagtggctcaacgatcgcactatGGTATATTGTATTATACAAGtggctatgaatgatgagttcagtcacaaatttgagaAAGCTCAATCAGAAGAAATGCTCAAAGTGTTGAATGATTTTTTTGGCACTCTCGACGATGCTGAGTGA